A genome region from Mercenaria mercenaria strain notata chromosome 11, MADL_Memer_1, whole genome shotgun sequence includes the following:
- the LOC123531272 gene encoding uncharacterized protein LOC123531272, which yields MKEVLTLIGDEHSTGAIAKLEEIEENLRRSTSDHSDELAGSTEKWSIVSDVKPLEKVPVPLVIESYNIAVDEYIEKADKALKCKGACDEHVSITILAEQKVDVCKKVGGKNIKNQCILKTVFGRNIPQKFIVSKAKTPDREKRKDAKPQWDEYEWLIYNILKFFQQKSDKKTGNQSFYSEKTNTFSNIFVVSKAFLSRLNLSLQTLGNYVRENAQLPNQHNLFIFDFQDPEIRQEFNSIDEILQIHTVMTLVGGEKEMIDIEQLGMPSVFLTLRSVDGLVISDTPGTIHSSGFSRTMQKSIHKCMSKLGKNNLSKLTFDHVCLEDPSTRVKLSFIPSLKRLVLKSCRFTPVLSSSILSIEIEEEEGTLASYLNRLNLIFPLAVQTCPRLEYIETSKIKIGSKQFSIKLDKETLETDMKNCCRKTLTECNTEIALTVLDHYISKILDNAKCSFRDYENANEVERKSILKGVCYGLSNSDPNLKVYPAVYYGEKRETVLVCYMRENFDVDNECVWGQKFRGFKTYRKSYDHVTTESSDRDYPVTNVDELKEYFENHSKNVEETIREHSTDLMKKHSNLEMIGICFKNNKEDKTDSSGKPCIALYVRLKSFVPYGESLFPSELSHLSKKGIVFKTDVREDYFVSLADSAAQNSDPMMKASHLAMGCSIGLKGNEIAASLGPFVEFKRNSETEFGFLTVCHLFSVPRNYRNAIGKEVVQPSESDLFVDLNQRSPRQETNTSSVCGKVVACCYDDNVDASLVRITDRAPYTGLFCYRKGDLRLAGFSREGRIPKYTDGSMIIDLNQCKGKTLVKFGKSTYLTSGKCLLQNSAVRTGDATVDVTCPTSGAVHSHKMFNQFQIKEISWTTFADRGDSGAGVFLVNDDKSLSCVGMVVGKTKQSGYCVATPITAILDSLSREYCCDVTLKEFT from the exons ATGAAAGAAGTCTTGACTTTAATAGGTGATGAACATTCGACAGGTGCAATTGCGAAATTGGAAGAG ATTGAAGAAAATCTCCGAAGATCTACGTCAGATCATTCAG ATGAACTGGCAGGTAGTACAGAAAAGTGGAGCATCGTGTCTGATGTAAAACCCTTGGAAAAAGTACCTGTACCACTGGTGATTGAAAGTTACAACATAGCAGTAGATGAATACATTGAAAAAGCTGATAAAGCATTAAAATGCAAGGGAGCTTGTGACGAACATGTATCTATAACGATTCTTGCTGAACAAAAAGTAGACGTTTGTAAAAAGGTTGGAGGCAAGAATATTAAGaatcaatgtattttaaaaacagtATTTGGAAGAAACATACCGCAGAAATTCATTGTCTCTAAGGCGAAGACCCCCGACAGGGAAAAAAGGAAAGATGCAAAACCTCAATGGGACGAGTATGAATGGCTCATTTATAATATTCTAAAATTCTTTCAACAGAAATCAGATAAGAAAACTGGAAATCAGTCTTTTTACAGtgagaaaacaaatacattttctaaCATTTTCGTTGTTTCTAAGGCATTTTTAAGCAGACTGAACTTATCCCTACAAACACTTGGTAATTATGTCCGAGAGAATGCCCAGTTGCCAAATCAACACAATCTTTTCATTTTTGACTTCCAAGACCCAGAGATCCGACAGGAGTTTAATAGTATTGATGAAATACTACAGATACACACGGTTATGACACTGGTGGGCGGAGAAAAAGAAATGATAGATATAGAACAGTTAGGAATGCCTTCTGTTTTTCTGACCCTGCGTTCAGTCGATGGACTTGTAATAAGTGACACACCTGGGACAATACACTCAAGCGGCTTCTCAAGAACGATGCAGAAAAGTATTCACAAATGTATGAGTAAACTAGGAAAAAACAATCTTTCGAAGTTGACTTTTGATCACGTTTGCCTTGAAGACCCGTCAACGAGGGTCAAGCTATCTTTTATTCCAAGCCTGAAAAGGTTGGTTTTGAAGTCATGTAGATTCACACCTGTCTTGTCTAGTTCAATATTATCAATAGAGATAGAAGAAGAGGAAGGGACGTTGGCATCCTATCTAAACCGACTGAATCTGATATTCCCATTAGCAGTCCAAACATGTCCTAGATTAGAGTATATCGAAACTTCAAAAATTAAGATTGGAAGTAAACAATTCTCCATCAAGTTAGATAAGGAAACCTTGGAAACTGATATGAAAAATTGTTGCAGGAAAACTTTGACTGAATGTAATACGGAGATAGCATTGACAGTACTGGATCATTATATCTCGAAAATACTGGACAACGCAAAGTGCAGCTTCAGAGATTATGAAAATGCCAATGAAGTAGAAAGAAAATCCATTCTTAAAGGAGTGTGTTACGGTCTTAGTAACTCTGATCCCAACTTAAAAGTATACCCAGCCGTTTATTATGGCGAAAAAAGAGAGACTGTGCTAGTTTGTTACATGAGAGAAAATTTTGACGTTGATAACGAATGCGTTTGGGGGCAGAAATTTCGGGGATTTAAGACATATCGAAAAAGTTACGACCATGTCACTACAGAATCATCAGACAGGGATTATCCAGTAACAAACGTAGATGAACTAaaggaatattttgaaaaccacTCCAAAAATGTAGAAGAAACGATACGTGAACATTCAACGGACCTCATGAAAAAGCACAGTAATTTAGAAATGATAGGAATCTGTTTTAAGAACAACAAAGAAGACAAAACGGATTCATCTGGCAAGCCGTGCATTGCGCTATATGTGAGGTTGAAATCCTTTGTTCCATATGGTGAAAGTCTCTTCCCATCAGAATTATCGCATCTTTCAAAAAAAGGAATTGTCTTCAAGACAGATGTAAGGGAAGATTATTTCGTGTCTCTTGCTGATTCTGCAGCACAGAATTCCGATCCCATGATGAAAGCTTCACATTTAGCTATGGGCTGTAGTATCGGCTTAAAAGGAAATGAAATCGCTGCGTCTCTCGGACCATTTGTAGAATTTAAAAGAAACTCTGAAACGGAATTTGGATTTTTGACTGTTTGCCATCTATTCAGCGTACCTAGAAACTATCGAAATGCCATTGGTAAAGAAGTTGTCCAACCTTCCGAATCAGACCTATTCGTTGATCTGAATCAACGAAGTCCCAGGCAAGAAACAAACACAAGTTCAGTTTGCGGGAAAGTAGTTGCTTGCTGTTATGATGATAATGTGGACGCAAGCCTTGTGCGAATCACTGATCGGGCTCCTTACACAGGACTGTTTTGTTATAGAAAAGGAGATCTTCGGTTAGCAG gtTTTTCCAGAGAAGGTAGAATACCAAAATACACGGATGGCTCAATGATAATTGACTTAAACCAATGTAAGGGAAAAACActtgtcaaatttgggaaaagtACTTATCTCACAAGTGGCAAATGTCTGCTTCAAAATTCGGCTGTAAGAACAGGCGATGCTACTGTCGACGTAACATGTCCAACTTCTGGTGCTGTTCATAGTCATAAAATGTTTAATcagtttcaaatcaaagaaatcagCTGGACAACTTTTGCTGATCGTGGTGATTCGGGGGCAGGTGTGTTTCTTGTAAATGACGATAAAAGTCTGTCATGTGTTGGCATGGTAGTTGGAAAGACAAAACAAAGTGGCTATTGTGTTGCTACTCCTATAACAGCAATACTTGACAGTCTGTCTAGGGAGTATTGTTGTGATGTAACTCTCAAAGAATTCACTTGA
- the LOC123564634 gene encoding E3 SUMO-protein ligase ZBED1-like encodes MAEKSVNADTEIFPFPGKVRSTVWAYFGFGKTKQGPPIKENLNMQSVICKLCRKLYVNKETKKRKLDDHVHKLIVGKALPLSLVDSPFFKNFVKELDPRYKPPSRYDVQKSLDGKMRQMTVKLQNELPPVGGHLAITHDGWTSCATESYDTVTAHFINSNWELRSAVLQTTKVEGSHTGEHIAERLKEMVSDWNIPVPTVVTDNAANERKAIQLLGWERFGCYGHRLNLAVKHSLDVPEVSRILGKSRKIVTLFHQSTSLNDCLLDKQILVYSDTRNLIGHKLINDVPTRWNSTLAMLRRLSEQIAAILAIASDDKLNINKTTCNNLRSYCLTFEEQNIVEGLIKLLSPFEKATTILCAENSPTMNKVLVSMAKIRNILELQSHSESATLKKVVGKLQEQLTKRTDYEEIPVMAALLNPDTKSLSFLPVHEQEAGRRLLLDKALGLVDENGNLQVKVKKEPELEVSSTEALPELPNLPDNIVVEQDDIVTENASTSGDNNITSDCEPVAKKIKCSDMDEWFDDVMVTRVEKTPVSAVIEQEIERYLASNRDADDSKLSLLQWWEKNQYVYPRLAVLAKKYLAIPASSVPSERVFSLAGSLVNKKRSRLNPDLINKLIFLKMNMDQYW; translated from the exons ATGGCAGAAAAAAGTGTCAATGCGGACACCGAAATATTTCCCTTTCCAGGAAAAGTTCGGTCGACTGTGTGGGCTTATTTTGGCTTcggaaaaacaaaacaaggaccaCCTATTAAAGAAAACCTCAACATGCAATCTGTTATTTGCAAACTCTGCCGAAAATTATATGTGAACAAAG AAACGAAGAAACGGAAGTTAGATGACCATGTTCATAAACTGATTGTGGGGAAAGCTCTGCCACTAAGTCTGGTTGATAGTCCTTTcttcaaaaactttgtaaaggaGCTTGATCCTAG GTATAAGCCACCAAGCAGATATGATGTTCAAAAGTCTCTGGATGGAAAAATGCGTCAGATGACTGTCAAGCTACAGAATGAATTGCCACCTGTAGGAGGCCATCTGGCAATAACACATGATGGTTGGACCAGTTGTGCGACTGAGAGTTATGACACTGTAACAGCCCACTTCATCAATAGTAACTGGGAACTTCGCTCAGCTGTACTTCAAACTACTAAAGTTGAGGGCTCTCACACTGGTGAACATATAGCAGAGCGGCTAAAAG AGATGGTGTCTGATTGGAATATTCCTGTCCCAACTGTGGTAACAGACAATGCTGCAAATGAAAGGAAGGCGATACAATTGTTAGGATGGGAGCGATTTGGCTGTTATGGACATCGGCTGAATTTGGCAGTGAAGCATTCACTGGATGTTCCAGAAGTCTCTCGAATACTTGGGAAATCTCGAAAGATTGTAACCCTTTTCCACCAATCTACAAGTCTCAATGATTGCCTGCTTGACAAGCAGATACTTGTGTACTCTGATACACGGAACCTAATAGGACATAAGTTAATAAATGATGTCCCGACTAGGTGGAACAGTACTTTGGCAATGTTACGACGGCTCTCTGAGCAGATTGCTGCAATTCTAGCCATTGCTAGTGACGATAAGCTGAACATTAATAAAACTACATGCAACAATCTTAGGTCATACTGTCTTACTTTTGAGGAACAAAATATTGTTGAAGGCTTGATCAAGTTGTTGTCACCCTTTGAAAAGGCCACAACAATACTATGCGCTGAAAACAGCCCCACTATGAACAAGGTTCTAGTTAGCATGGCCAAAATCAGAAACATTCTTGAGTTACAAAGTCATTCAGAATCAGCTACCTTAAAAAAAGTTGTTGGAAAACTGCAAGAGCAACTTACAAAGAGAACAGATTATGAAGAAATACCTGTCATGGCTGCCCTCCTGAACCCTGACACAAAGTCTCTGTCTTTTTTACCTGTTCATGAGCAAGAAGCTGGACGTCGTCTTCTTTTGGATAAAGCACTTGGTTTAGTAGACGAGAATGGAAACTTGCAAGTTAAAGTTAAAAAAGAACCTGAACTTGAAGTTTCATCCACCGAAGCTCTTCCAGAGTTACCAAACTTACCAGATAACATTGTTGTTGAACAAGATGACATAGTTACTGAAAATGCATCCACTTCAGGTGATAATAATATTACATCAGACTGTGAACCAGtagcaaagaaaataaaatgctctGACATGGATGAGTGGTTTGATGATGTCATGGTCACACGAGTTGAAAAGACACCAGTTTCAGCAGTTATTGAACAAGAAATTGAACGGTACCTTGCCTCAAACAGGGATGCAGATGATTCTAAGTTAAGTCTTCTGCAATGGTGGGAGAAAAACCAGTATGTTTATCCAAGGTTGGCTGTCTTAGCAAAAAAATACCTGGCCATCCCAGCTTCCTCTGTCCCTAGTGAGCGTGTTTTCAGTTTAGCTGGATCTTTGGTTAACAAAAAGAGGTCAAGGTTGAATCCTGATTTGATCAATAAACttatatttcttaaaatgaaCATGGACCAATACTGGTAA